The following is a genomic window from Thioclava electrotropha.
AGAAACCGCCCTGCATCGCCAGCACGCGGCCGGTATTCACGTCCATTGCCATGAAGGCGCCTTCGACCTTCGGCACCTGGCGCAGGGTCCAGCGGATGAAGGAGCCGTCGCTATCCTTCGTCATCGCGCGGACCTCGACGACATCGCCACTCTCCAGCAGATCCTGCGCCTTTTTCGCGCGCGGACCGAGCTTGCCGTCATCCTTCAGTTTGCGCGCCCAGGTCACGTCCTCGGGCGGAATCCAGTGGCCGTCTTTGTCTTCCTCGATGCCTTCGATGCCGATGCGGGCCGAGCTGCCTTCGAAGCCCAGCACCACAGCCGGGTGCCAGCCGTCGATGTCGCGCGGGGCTTTCGCGGTCGAGACATCGGAGAGCGCGGCGCGCCAGTCGGCCTCGTTCTTCAGCTTGTCCTCGGCGATCTTAGCCCCGGTGCCGCGCCAGACGCCCTGCTCGCGGTCGTATTTCTCGAGCGCATGTTGCAGCGCCTTCGTCGCATGGGATTGCAGATCGGGGTTCACGGTCGCGCGGATCGTCAGGCCGCCGCCGAAGAATTCCTCTTCGCCGAAGCTTTTCGACAGCTGGCGGCGGATTTCGTCGGTGAAATAGTCGCGCGGCGGAAGCTGCGCGCGGAACGGCGCGTAATCGCCGTTCTGCACTGATTTCAGCGGCTTGTTCTGCTCCGCGTCCATCGTCGCCTTGTCGATCCGGCCGTCCTCATACATCCGGCGCAGCACGTAGTTGCGGCGCTCCACGGCGGTCTTGTAGTCGCGCACCGGATGCAGATCGGCGGGTTTCTTCGGCAGCGCCGCGAGGTAAGCGGCCTCGCCCACCGTCAGATCGGCGAGCGGCTTGTTGAAATAGGTCTGCGCGGCAGCAGCGACCCCGTAGGAGTTCTGGCCGAGATAGATCTCGTTGAGATAGAGCTCGAGAATGCGGTCCTTGCTCAGCACATGCTCGATGCGCGAGGACAGGATCAGTTCCTTGATCTTGCGCTCCACCGAGCGGTCTGCAGAGAGAAGCAGGTTCTTCGTCACCTGCTGGGTGATCGTCGAAGCGCCGCGCACGTCGCGCCCGCCGGACTTCACGGCCGTGAACATCGCCGCTGCGATCCCGCGCGGGTCGAAACCGGGGTGGATGTAGAAATTCTTGTCCTCGGCCGAGACGAAGGCGCCCTTCACCCGGTCGGGGATGTCGCGGATCGGCACGAAGAGGCGGCGCTGCTCGGCGAATTCGTCGATCAGGCGACCGTCGCCGTTATAGATGCGCGAGATGGTCTTGGGGCGGTATTGCGCAAGCTGGTCATAGCTCGGCAGATCGCGCGAATAGATCCAGAAGATCGCCCCGATGGTGAGCGCGGCAAAGAACAGCCCGGTCACAACCCAGGAAAACACGCCGCCGATCGAGCCGAGAATGAAACGGATCACAGATACACCCCTTGCCTCGGGGCAGATCACCCCATCGCGCCAGCCTATACATCGCGCCTTCGTGACGGTCAAAGTAATGTGCGCTCACGCTTCCGAGAAGACTCCGCATGGTCACAATCCCGCCCAATGGGCGGATGACCGCGCGTCAGACCGGGAACAAAACGCGATTATTGGCGCAAAAGCTTGGCCTCGGCCGCATCGCCCTGCGCCCACGTCTCGACGCCTTTCGTGAGCGCCGCGGCCATCCGCGCGCGCCAGTCGGGGTCCTTGAGCCGCGCGCGATCGGCGGGCGACGACAGAAAGCCCAGCTCCACGAGGACCGAAGGGATATCGGGCGATTTCAGCACCGAGAAATTCGCGCCCTGCACCGGGTGTTTGTGCATATGCAGCCCCGCCCCCTTGATCGCGCCCGCCAGCACCTGCGACAGCCGGACTGAGCGCGGCTGCGTATCGCGCCGCGCCAGATCGACGAGGATATGGGTGATCGCATCGCCCTGCCCGTTCAGATCGACACCTGCGAGGATATCGTCGCGGTCGTGGCGCTGCACCAGCTTGCGGGTCGCCTCGGTCTCGGCGTGATCGGCGAGCCGGTAGATCGTGGAGCCGGTCGCCCGACCTTCGGCGATGGAATCCGCGTGGAGCGAGATGAAGAGATCCGCCCCCGCCGCGCGCGCCACCGTCACGCGGGTTTCGAGCGGCACGAACACGTCCTGATCGCGGGTCATCACCACCTGCATCCCCGCCCGGCGCATCGCGTCGCGCAGCTGGCGGGCAAAGCCCAGCACGATATCTGCCTCATGCGCGCCGCCATCCTCCGCCCCCGGATCGATGCCGCCATGGCCGGGATCGAGCACCACCTTCAGCGGCCGCGTCCCGTCCTGACGGCGATGCGGCGCGACGGTCGGCGCGGGTTGCGGCAGATCCCATAGGGCGGAATCGGCGGCCCCCTTGCGCGGGGTGAACTTCGCTGCGGGCACCTGCGCCAGCGTCAGCGCGATCTCGGGGTCGCCCTTGGTGCGCTCTTCAGAGGTGACGAGGCGCATCGGATGGGCAAGCTCGGCCACCAGCCGCGACCAGCCGGGCCGGAACTTGCCCCAGCGCAGACCTTTGATCGCATCGCTGCCCTTGAGCAGGTTTTCAGGCGGGTTGGCCCCGAAATTCACCTCGCGGAAGTCGATGACGAGCCGGTAGGGATCGGCCAGCAGAAAGGCGCGATACGGCACGGGCTGACTGATCCCGAGCGTGATCGCGACCTTATCGCCGCTTTGCGCGATCTGGCTGCGGTCGGGCGCATATTGCGCCAAGGCCGACAGGTCCTGCGCCCGCGCAGGCAGAGCCAGCGCGAGAGACATCGCGAGAAGAAGAATGAACCGCCCGATCATACGCGCCCCGTTTTTATGCGCTTTCGTTTTGCGGGCACTATAGCGGCCGGGGTCGCGCGGAGCAAAGGGCGAATGGGGCTGACTTGGCGCGGGCGACCAGCCATCAACGATGCGACGCGCCCGTCCGGCCCTCCGCTTGCGCTACGGGCGTTCGCCGGACGTCCTTCCACAGGAAGGCCGTTTGATCCGGCTCACCCCTCACCGCAAATCTTCAGCGGTTCTCCATGAAGCTCCGCAGCCGCTTGATCCCCTCGGCGACCCGCTCGGGGCTTTGCGCATAGGAAAACCGGATCGTCTGCGCGCCGCGATGGGGGTCGAAATCCATCCCCGGCGTGACCGCCACCCCGACGCTCTCGAGGATTTCCGCGGCGAAAGCGGCGCTATCCTCGGTCAGCTCCGACACATCGGCATAGAGGTAGAACGCTCCATCCGGCGGCGCGATCCGGGTGAAGCCCATCTTCGGCAGCTCTTCGAGCAGCATCTGCCGGCTTTCGCCATAGCGCGCGACATTCTCGGCCATCTCGTCGAGGCTCTCCAGCGCGCCCAGAGCCGCCACCTGGCTCGCATGAGGGGCGCAGATGAACATGTGCTGCGCGAGACGCTCCACGGTGCGCAGATGGCTTTCCGGCACCACCATCCAGCCCACGCGCCAGCCGGTCATCGAGAAATATTTCGAGAAGGAATTGATCACGAAGACGTCGTTGGAAATCTCCAGCGCCGAGACCGCACGGCCCTCATATTGCAGCCCGTGATAAATCTCGTCCGAGATGAAAGCGATGTCGCGGGCCTGACAATGCTCGATCAGCGCCTGCAGCTCCGGCTTGCCCAGCATCGTGCCCGACGGGTTGCCCGGCGAGGCCACGATCAGCCCGGCCAGATCGTCCGGAATTTCCTCGGGCGTCGGCTGGTAGCGGTTCTGCGCCTCGGTCGGAATGCCCACCGGCTCGATCGAGAGCGCCTTGAGGATCTGGCGGTAGCTCGGATAGCCCGGCTCGCCTAGGCCTACCTTGTCGCCCACATCGAACAGCGCCGTGAAGGCCAGCTGGAACGCCCCGGAAGAGCCCGAAGTGATGACCACGCGCGCGGGATCCAGATCGATGTCGTACCAGCGCTTGTAGAGCTTCGCGATCCCCTCGCGCAGATAGGGCAGCCCCAGCGCCACCGTGTAGCCCATCGGCTGGCTCTCGAGCGCCTCGGCCAGACGGCGCTTGGCGGCCTTCGGCGCGGAGGTGCCCGGCTGGCCCACTTCCATATGCACGATGTCGCGGCCCGCAGCCTCCGCCTCTGCCGCCATGCGCAGCACATCCATCGCGATGAACGGTTCCACCTGCCCGCGTTTCGACTGCCGCATCCGCCTTCTCCTTGCCGCTTGAGATTTCGCCCAAGGGGTTAGGCCGAAGCCGTCCGAGCGTCAATGCGGCGTCACTGCACACATGTGCCGCCGCGCGCCTCGCGATGAAGCCGCGCCCTGCGCGCTAACGCCCTCTTGATCCCGCGCGCCCGAGCGGTCAGGTTGCTTGCGAACCAACAGGACCCGATCCAAAGGATACGCCCATGCTCCGCACGCTTCTGGCCGCGACCGCCTTCGCCGCGCTCGCCACGGCCGCCCCGCTCACCCCGGCAGCCGCGCAGGATTTCGACTTCGCCAACATGACCGACAGCCAGAAAACCGCCTTCGGCGACGCCGTGCGCGAGTATCTGATGGCCAATCCGCAGGTTCTGGTCGAGGCGATCAACGAGCTGGAAGCCAAGCAGCAAGCCCAGCAAGCCGATAACGACAAGCAGCTGATCAAGACTAATGCGAAGGATATTTTCGAGGACGGCTACAGCTGGGTCGGCGGCAATCCCGATGGCGACATCACCGTCGTCGAGTTCATGGATTACAAATGCACCTACTGCAAAAAAGCCTATGACGAGGTCTCGGACCTGATCTCGAAAGACGGCAATATCCGCTTCATCGTCAAGGAGTTCCCGATCCTCGGCCAGCAGTCGGAACTGGCGGCGCGCTTCGCGGTCGCGACGAAGCAGATCGACGGCGACGACGCCTATGCGAAGATGCACGACACGCTGATGAAGGCGCGCGGCAATCTCACCGTCGAGAGCCTGAGCCAGATCGCCAAGGACCAGGGCCTCGATCCCGCTCCGATCCTCAAGCAGATGAACGACGAAAAGGTGACCGAGGTTCTGCGTCAAAACTACCAGCTGGCACAGCGCATGGCGATTTCGGGCACCCCGGCCTTCGTGATCGGCGGGCAGCTGCTGCGCGGCTACGCGCCGGAAGCGGCGATGGCGAAAATGGTCGCAGAAGAGCGCAACGCCGAGTGATCCGCATCTGAAGAACGCCGCGCAAGGCCTTCTTCGGATTGAGATTTTAAAGATAGCAAGCGCCGTCCGGGTCCATCGCGATCCGGGCGGCGTTTTCATGTCGTTTACCGTGAGAGTCCGAAGTTTTCACGTCTTAGGGGGCCGTTAATGGATCGGGCGTAGCCTGCCCTCGAAAAGGACTGTGATGCGACTCGAATTGCTGCTTATGACCCTCTCGGTGCTCTGCGCGCCGATCGCCGCCCTCGGCATGCTGCCAGAGGACCGACCGGGGCTTTACCTCGTCGTCGTCCCACCCTGGCGCGCCGCCGATCAGGTGATCGCCGCCGCAGGAGCGCACCCCGTGGGACCGGTGCGCGCGCCCTTGGGGGAATTCGCGGCAGCAGATGCGCCGGGCGCGCTCGCCCGGCTGCGGGCAGCGGGTGCATGGGTCGTTCTCGACGCCAAGAAAATGGCCTGGCTCTGCGGGGCGGCCGAGATTTGAGGGACCTCTGATGATTGACGGGAACACCGCTGGGCCGACCACTGTGCAAGCGCCACAGAAAGACACGCATATGCGCCAGGTGCGGAAATTGCTGGCCTTCGGGACAGTCGCCATGGCCGCCATCGTCACGGCAACCGCCTATCTGGTGGGCACGGCCTTCCTCGTGGCCAGCGTGACCGCCTGGGTCTTCGCCTCTGCCGCTCTACTCGGTTGGCGGATGCGCGACCGGCGGCGCGGCAACACCATCCTCGCGCAAGGGGTGATTGGCCAGGCCGTGGCCCTCACCGCCGCGCTCTCCGGGCATCCGTGGCAAATCGATGCGCACCTTTCGTTTTTCGCGCTGATGGCCGTGCTGATCGTGATGGTCGACAACCGCGCGATCTTCTTCGCCGCCGCGACTGTGGTGGTGCATCACCTCGCGCTCTCGGTCCTGATGCCCAGCCTGATCTATCCCAGCGCGGATATATGGGAAAATGTCTCGCGCTCGCTCTTCCACGGCGCGACCGTCGCCATCGAAACGGCGGTGCTCGTCTATGCCGTTCTCAGCCGCCGCCGCATGGAAAGTTCGATGGAAGAGCGTATGGCAGAGGCGATCGACGCCACCACCCAGGCCGACGAAGCCCGTCGCCGAGCGGAGGGAGAGACCACGCGCGCCCAGCAGATGCAGGACGCCGCCAGCGAGGCCGCCCAAAAGGCAGAGGCGCTGCGCGTCGATGCGGAACGCAACGCGCGTGAGGTCGAAGAAGCGACCCGCCTCGCCCGCTTGGCCGAAGAGGATCTCGCCCAGGAACGCGCCGAAACCACAGCGCGCCAGACCCGCGTCGTCGAGGCGCTCGAAATCGCGCTGCAACAGCTCTCGCGCAAGGATCTCAAGGCCCGGCTCGGTGAGGTCGATGCGGATTACGCGGGGCTCGCCGTCAATTTCAATACGGCGATTGAACAACTCGAAGGCGCCATCGCCCTCGTCACCGGCCACAGCGTCGACATCCGCCAGCAGATCGGCGAGATCAGCGCCGCCTCCGCCTCCCTCTCGACCCGGGCCGAGAAGCAATCGGGCACCCTTGCCGACGCAGCCGCCTCGCTCAACGAGTTGACCTCCTCGGTGCAATCGGGCGCGAAAATGGCCGCCGAGGCCGCGAGTGCCGCCAGCAATGCGGAAACCGTCGCCAAGGAAAGCGCCGCGGTGGTCAGCGAGTCGATCCGCGCAATGAACGAAATCGAAACCAGTTCGAAACAGATCGAGCGCATCACCTCGGTGATCGACGATATCGCTTTCCAGACCAACCTCCTTGCGCTCAACGCTGGTGTGGAAGCTGCCCGCGCAGGTGAGGCCGGTCGCGGCTTCGCCGTCGTCGCCTCTGAAGTGCGCGACCTCGCTCAGCGTTCCTCCGCCTCCGCAAAAGAGATCACCGCACTGATCGAAGCCTCGGGCCAACAGGTCAGCACCGGCGTCGAACTCGTCAGCAAGACCGTCGCCTCGCTCGAAGGCATCGTGAAATCGGTCGAAGAGATTTCACAGCGCGTCGCCCAGATGGCGCGCTCCTCCGAGGAACAGTCCCGCACGCTCGCGGCGATCAACGGCTCGGTCGAACAGCTCGACCACGCCACCCGCCAGAATGTCGCGATGTTCGAAGAAACCACCGCCGCGAGCAAAATGCTCGACGACCTCGCCGAGGCGCTCCGCGAAGCCGTGACGCAATTCTCGACATCTCCCGCTGTTCTGGAGGACCGAGACGCGCTTCCGCGAGCGAGTTGACGATTGGCCCGGTTCAATAGCCGGAGCGCTCGACCGCGGCGAGGACCATGCCGCTCGCCGAGGCCCGCGACGCGGCAAGTCGATCGCGTTGGGCTGCGAACCGGATAGGACTGCGTGCAAAATGTTTGCCGCGATAAAAAAGCCGGCGCGGTGAGGCGCCGGCTTTCTTGGTGGTATTTGTCATCGAGCCTTACGAGGCCGGCACGACGTAGACGATCGCACGGCTATCAGGGTTCACGAAGACCGTGTTGTCGTTGATGTTGCCATAGGCATAGGTGCTGTCCGGCACCGGCGTCAGCGTCACCATGTCCGGAATGACCTTGCCGGTCGCGACTTCCCCGTCGAGATAGACCGGCGCGACGGGGTGCTTCTCGACCCAGGTGATCGTGGTGGGCTCGGGCTTGGCCGCAGCGCCCACACCGGCCGAGCCGATCAGCGCGCCGACGACGGCGCCCACGGGACCACCCACGGCCGCACCGGCTGCGCCACCGGCAGCCGCACCGGTCAGCGCCGCGGCACCCTGGCCATCCTTGTTGGCGTTATCGCCCGGGACCTGGATCTGGTTCACGGTGACCGATTGCGGGCCGGTCGACAAAAGCGCCATCTGGCCGTCGACCATCACGCCGAGCTGGCCTGCGGGCGCATAGCCATTCATGCCATCGAAAGTCACCTGACAGATCGTGCCATCGGGAAGACAGCCTTCCACCGGGACGATGGTGCCGTCGGAGACCGTCGCGATCGTTTTCGACGAGGCCTCGACCCCGGCGTGGATATCGAACTCGCCTTGGGCGGTGGCCATCAGCGGCGGGCTGGTCTCGGCAAAAGCGGTACCGGCGATCATCGTGGTGCTGGCGGCAGCAGCGAGAATAGTAGCGAACTTGCGGGTCATTGGAATTACCTCCTTCATTACCCTGACCGCCACGAGGGACGGCCTCTCTCCGTTGTGGGGAGGGAAATGTGGAGGGGCGCCAATTCGTTCCCCCGGAACCCTATCACGGCAGCGTGATAGGGGCCGATTTCGGGGGCGCTGCGGCACTTTTCCGCTTATTCGGCGGCGGCTTTCTCCGCTTCGATCTCGGCCGATTTTTTCTCAACCAATTCAACAATATGGTCGATCATATCCGCGTTGGCCTGCTTGTGATCCTGCTTGCCAGCCATGTAAACCATGCCCGATCCGGCACCACCGCCGGTAAAGCCGATATCGGTCATCAGCGCCTCGCCGGGACCGTTCACGACGCAGCCGATGATCGACAGGGAGATCGGCGTTTTGATGTGTTCGAGCCTTTCTTCCAGCTCCGCCACGGTCGCGATCACGTCGAAGCCCTGACGCGCGCAGGATGGACAGGAGATGATCTGCACGCCGCGGGTCCGAAGCCCGAGCGATTTCAGGATCTCGAAACCGACCTTCACCTCTTCGACCGGATCGGCCGAGAGCGAGACGCGCAGCGTGTCGCCAATGCCCATCCACAGGAGGTTGCCCAGACCGATCGCGGATTTCACCGTGCCGGAGGTCAGCCCCCCTGCCTCGGTGATACCAAGGTGGATCGGCGCGTCGGTCGCCTCGGCGATGCCCTGATAGGCAGCGGCGGCGAGGAACACGTCCGACGCCTTCACCGAAATCTTGTATTCGCGGAAATCGTGATCCTCGAGAATGCGGATATGGTCCATCGCGCTCTCGACCATCGCCTCGGGGCACGGCTCGCCGTATTTCTCCAGCAGGTGCCGCTCGAGCGAGCCCGCGTTCACGCCGATCCGGATCGAACAGCCGTGATCCTTGGCGGCGCGCACGACCTCGGCCACGCGCTTCTCATCGCCGATATTGCCGGGGTTGATGCGCAGGCAAGCCGCCCCCGCCTCCGCCGCTTCGATCGCGCGTTTGTAGTGGAAATGGATGTCGGCCACGATCGGCACCGGGCTTTCGCGGCAAATCTCGCGCAGGGCGCGGGTGCTGGACTCGTCCGGGGTCGAGACGCGCACGATATCCGCGCCGACATCTGCCGCGCGGATCACCTGATCGAGCGTCGCGCGCACGTCCGAGCTGTCGGTATTGGTCATCGTCTGCACCGAGATCGGCGCATCGCCCCCGACGGGGACATTTCCGACCATGATCTGGCGAGACTTGCGGCGGTAGATATTGCGCCACGGGCGGACCGGGTTGAGAGACATGCAAACGCTCCTTCGAGACCTCGGCTCCTGATACGCCAAGGCCCGCTGCGGTGCAACGGGCCGGGGCGGATCGTGATCTGCGGTTTATTGCTGGTCGGTCTGCGCCGGCGCGGCGGCATCGCCCGCATCGGCCACGGCGATCATCTTCGCGAGGTCCTTGTCCTGCGCGAGATTGGCAACCGGATAGTCCTCGTCCAGCGCGGCCGACGACAGCTTGATGTTCTTCGTGACCTGACCGCGCTTGCCGACCGGGCCATGCGTCACGCCGTTGACCGCGAAATAAATCGCGCCGGATTCGCCCGTGCGCATCGTCGGCGCTTCTTCGAGCTTGGGCAGCACGTAGCGTTCGCCCGCATCCATGACCTTCTCGAACAGGGTCGCGCCATCGGCAGACTTGATCCGCACCCAGGACGGGCGCACGGCCAGCACGACGACATCGGGCTGATCCGCTCCCAGCGCCTTGGCAACGGCGGATTGGATATTGTTCTCGGGGCCAGCCGCCGAGGCGAGTTGCGTGCCCTGCGGCGTGTTCGGGGACGTGTTGGACTGCGCCAGACCGATGAGATTGGGCGTCAGACCCGGAGCGGCTGCGCCCACGCCCTGCCCGGCCAGCGCGCCGGTGGCATTGGGGTCGATCGAAGCGATGGGCCCGTCGCGCGACACCAGAACCGGCGCGTCGAGCGCCGCCGGACGGTAGATGCGCGCGGAGCGCTCGGGTTGGGTGACCTCGGGCAGCGTGTCGTCGGCCTGCGCCATCTCGGGCCCGTCCTTGACCGAGTCGAGCGGGTCGAGATCGGCCATCACGCCGGGGGCCTGATCCACGGGCGTCAGCTGCACGCGCTGCACTTCCTGCAGCACGGTCCAGCCGCCATAGCCGATACCGCCACCGATCAGCGCCAGAACGAAGAGCGCACCGACGGCGCGCGGCTCGATCTTGGTCCAGATCGATTCCTTGCGCGGGATGAAGGCGGGGTTGGCGAGCGCCTCGGCCATGTCCTTCGGGTCGCGCTGCGGCTTCGGACCGGAGGCGGCTTCGGACATGCCGTGGGCGGGCGAATAGCCAGCCTCGTTGCAGAAGCGCTGGAACGACCATTCGGGGTCGAGGCCGAGATAGCGCGCGTAGGAGCGCACATAGCCCGCGATGAAGGAGGGCGTGTCGAAAGCTTCCACATCGCAGGCTTCGATGGCCGCGATATAGGCTGCTTTGATCCGGAGTTCGCGCTGGACATCAAGGAGCGATTTGGCGAGCGTCGCCCGCTCGCCGCGCATCACATCGCCAAGACGAAGTTCGAAATCGTCGAACCCTTTAGGTTTGACTTCGTCCCCCGTCGAAGGTTTAGCCCTTCGCCCGATCATGCTGCCTGTCCCTGCCGTTTTCCCGCCTGCGTCGATTCGGAGCCAATAGCCCCTTCGATTAACAAAGGCTTATCACAAGCAAGCGAGCCGCGCACGCGCCTATGTGGCTCACGCGCTGGCTTCGGCGCGATTCAGCTCACAGCGCGCCCAAAGCGCATCCATACCCTTGACCAGACCGTCAATCATACCGGTGTCGTGCACCGGCGAGGGCGTGAAGCGCAGACGCTCGGTGCCGCGCGGCACGGTCGGGAAGTTGATCGGCTGGACATAGACCCCGAACTCGTCGAGCAGCATGTCCGACAAGGCCTTGGTATGTTTGGGATCTCCGATGATCACGGGCACGATATGCGAGCCGTGATCGATGATCGGCATGCCCATGCCCTTCAGGCGCATCTTGAGAATCTTCGCGTGCAGCTGCTGCTTGTCGCGCAGTTCTTGACCGCCCTCGCCTTTCAGGAAGGCGATCGACGCGGCAGCGCCAGCCGCCACCGCCGGCGGAATCGAGGTGGTGAAGATGAAGCCCGGCGCGTAGGAGCGCACGGCATCGACCATCTTGGCCGAAGCCGCGATATAGCCGCCGAACACACCGAAAGCCTTGCCCAGCGTGCCGTTGAAGATGTCGATCCGGTCCATCTCTCCCAGCTTCTCGGCGATACCGGCGCCGCGCGGGCCATACATGCCGACTGCGTGCACCTCGTCGAGATAGGTCAGCGCACCGAATTCCTCGGCCAGATCGCACAGTTCGGAGATCGGGCCGAAATCGCCATCCATCGAATAGACCGACTCGAACGCGATCAGCTTCGGCGCAGCCGGATCGTCGGCGGCCAGCAATTCGCGCAGATGAGCGACGTCATTGTGACGGAAGATGCGCTTGGCGCCGCCGTTACGGCGGATGCCTTCGATCATCGAGGCGTGGTTCAGCTCGTCGGAATAGATGATGAGGCCGGGGAACAGCTTGGGCAGCGTGCTCAGCGTCGCGTCATTGGCGATATAGGCCGAGGAGAAGACCAGCGCGGCCTCTTTGCCGTGCAGATCGGCGATCTCGTGCTCCAGCCGCTTGTGATAGACCGTCGTGCCCGAGATGTTGCGCGTGCCGCCCGAGCCTGCGCCGGTGGCGTCCAGAGCCTCGTGCATCGCCGCCAGCACGACCGGATGCTGGCCCATGCCCAGATAGTCGTTGCCGCACCAGATGGTGATGTCCTGCTTCGACCCGTCCGGCTTGGTCCAGACGGCGTGGGGGAAATTACCCTTCTCGCGCTCGATATCGATGAAGACGCGATAGCGGCCTTCCTCGTGCAGCTTGTCAATCGCCTGATCGAGTGCGCGGTCGTAATCCATCTCGTGCTTCCCTTGCATGACTGTTCGCTGGGTCTGCCCTACCGGGCACCACAAAGCGCGACATTGATAAATGTCAAATTCCTCTCCCTGAAGCGCAAAAATGTCGCAAATAGTCATGAAAAGCAAACATTCAGTTTTCGCAATTTGTCGCGCCCTTGCGTCACCCCCTCTGGACAGTCCCGCGCGCAGCCCTAGGCTGAGGCCAAAATAAAGGAGGCCTGCATGGCACTGAACGAGGTTCTCACCGAAATCGATAGCGGCCTGGACGCCGCGATGGACCGTCTTTTCGAGCTGCTGAAAATCCGCTCGATCTCGACCGATCCGGCCTATCGCGAAGAGACCCACGAAGCTGCGGAATGGCTCGTCAAGGAATTGAAATCGCTGGGTTTCGACGCCGAACTGCGCCCGACCACGGGGCACCCGATGGTGGTTGCGCATTCCAAGGGCGACGGCCCGCGCCTGCTGTTCTACGGCCACTACGACGTGCAGCCGGTGGACCCGCTGGAGCTGTGGAACACGCCCCCCTTCGAGCCGCAGATCGAAGATACCGAGAATGGTCGCGTCATCCGTGGTCGCGGCGCGTCCGACGACAAGGGTCAGCTGATGACCTTCATCGAGGCCTGCCGCGCCTATAAGGCCGTGAACGGCGAGCTTCCTGGCAATCTTGTGATCTTTCTTGAAGGCGAGGAAGAATCGGGCTCGCCCTCGCTGGTGCCCTTCCTCGAGAACAACCGCGAAGAGCTGACCTCCGATCTGGCGCTGATCTGCGACACCTCGATGGTCTCGCCCGGCGTGCCCTCGATCGCGGGCTCCTTGCGCGGGATGCTGAAGGAGGAATTCACCCTGCACGGGCCGCGCATCGATCTGCATTCGGGCCATTACGGCGGCCCCGCGCTGAACCCGCTGCGCGAGATTTCCAAGATCATCGCGAGCTTCCATGACGATCAGGGCCGCGTCGCGGTCGAAGGCTTCTACGAGGGCGTCCACGAAGTCCCGGCCGAGCAGCTCGAAGCGTGGAAGACCTGCGGCTTCGACGAGAAGGAATACCTTCAGCACGCGGGCATGACCGTGCCGCATGGCGAAGAGGGCTATTCGGCGCTGGAGCAGCAATGGGCACGCCCGACGCTGGAGATCAACGGTCTCTGGGGCGGCTATCAAGGCGCGGGCTCGAAGACCGTGATCCCGGCCGAGGCGCATTGCAAGATCACCTGCCGTCTCGTGGGCGACATGGACCCGGCCCACGTCCGCAAGGCGCTGCGCGCCCATGTCGAGGCACGCTTGCCGGTCGATGCGCGCATCACCTGGGACGGTGATCTCGATGGCGCACCTGCCTCCGTGATGGACACGTCGCGCCCCGAATTCGAAGCCGCGCGTCAGGCGCTGAGCGACGAATGGAACCGCGAGGCGGTCATCGTCGGCATGGGCGGCTCGATCCCGATCGGCTACTACTTCAAGTCGATCCTCGGCATGGACGCGATGCTGATCGGCTTCGCCAATGACGACGACGCGATCCACTCCCCGAACGAGAAATACGACGTGAAAAGCTTCCACAAGGGCATCCGCTCCTGGGCGCGCATCCTCGACCGGATCGCGAAATAAGCACGCGGCCGGGGGCTTGGCGGCCCTCGGCAGACGCGATTATCGCAAAAGGCTGCCGGAGCTTGGCCCGGCAGCCTTTTCATTTGTCATTGGGGCGCGCTCATTT
Proteins encoded in this region:
- the hemA gene encoding 5-aminolevulinate synthase — encoded protein: MDYDRALDQAIDKLHEEGRYRVFIDIEREKGNFPHAVWTKPDGSKQDITIWCGNDYLGMGQHPVVLAAMHEALDATGAGSGGTRNISGTTVYHKRLEHEIADLHGKEAALVFSSAYIANDATLSTLPKLFPGLIIYSDELNHASMIEGIRRNGGAKRIFRHNDVAHLRELLAADDPAAPKLIAFESVYSMDGDFGPISELCDLAEEFGALTYLDEVHAVGMYGPRGAGIAEKLGEMDRIDIFNGTLGKAFGVFGGYIAASAKMVDAVRSYAPGFIFTTSIPPAVAAGAAASIAFLKGEGGQELRDKQQLHAKILKMRLKGMGMPIIDHGSHIVPVIIGDPKHTKALSDMLLDEFGVYVQPINFPTVPRGTERLRFTPSPVHDTGMIDGLVKGMDALWARCELNRAEASA
- a CDS encoding dipeptidase, with protein sequence MALNEVLTEIDSGLDAAMDRLFELLKIRSISTDPAYREETHEAAEWLVKELKSLGFDAELRPTTGHPMVVAHSKGDGPRLLFYGHYDVQPVDPLELWNTPPFEPQIEDTENGRVIRGRGASDDKGQLMTFIEACRAYKAVNGELPGNLVIFLEGEEESGSPSLVPFLENNREELTSDLALICDTSMVSPGVPSIAGSLRGMLKEEFTLHGPRIDLHSGHYGGPALNPLREISKIIASFHDDQGRVAVEGFYEGVHEVPAEQLEAWKTCGFDEKEYLQHAGMTVPHGEEGYSALEQQWARPTLEINGLWGGYQGAGSKTVIPAEAHCKITCRLVGDMDPAHVRKALRAHVEARLPVDARITWDGDLDGAPASVMDTSRPEFEAARQALSDEWNREAVIVGMGGSIPIGYYFKSILGMDAMLIGFANDDDAIHSPNEKYDVKSFHKGIRSWARILDRIAK